One Streptomyces sp. NBC_01237 genomic region harbors:
- a CDS encoding FGGY family carbohydrate kinase: MTQTLPGAAPRRGVLAIDEGTTGTRAGVVLDSGAAHEVFYRPIKVSHPDDLSVEQDPMEIWTATLEVARRAVGRAREDGIEVTAVALSTQRATAMLWDRVTGRPLLPAVVWQDRRYAAELTSYEAEWDTALLARQGRPVGARAPFLWAARQIAAHPEVAAAHRAGRLLFGTVDTWLIWRLTGGAVHATTPTNAASSGGYLLERHAWDEEWIGRLGFPLDLLPELRSDDAGFGHTDPAALGIAVPLAASMGDQHAALLALGGLTAGQGMIMYGTGAFVDAATGTVPALPRPDISGVLAQPGRRQGDISHYSLEAYTSTAGSALRWLCDDLGLFASPKELGEEAGRVPTRPGRTPRFVPALAGVRTPVWHPEATASLTGLTLATTRADLARAVLDGIAHSVCDLIDGVADTMGTPFTRLRVGGGVSGSDPLMQIQADLTGLPLERVADSATASLRGTAYLAGVARGLWGSLEEVVEAQPGGRVFAPAIPAAERTAQRAAWRDVLIGHLKDPALRPLEASGP; this comes from the coding sequence ATGACGCAGACGCTCCCCGGCGCCGCCCCACGGCGCGGTGTGCTGGCCATCGACGAGGGCACCACGGGTACCCGGGCCGGAGTCGTCCTCGACTCCGGCGCCGCCCACGAGGTGTTCTACCGGCCGATCAAGGTCAGCCACCCGGACGACCTCTCGGTCGAGCAGGACCCGATGGAGATCTGGACCGCCACCCTGGAGGTGGCGCGCCGCGCCGTCGGCCGCGCCCGCGAGGACGGCATCGAGGTCACCGCGGTGGCGCTCTCCACCCAGCGCGCCACCGCGATGCTCTGGGACCGGGTCACCGGGCGGCCGCTGCTGCCCGCGGTGGTGTGGCAGGACCGGCGGTACGCCGCCGAGCTCACCTCGTACGAGGCGGAGTGGGACACCGCCCTGCTGGCCCGCCAGGGCCGGCCGGTCGGCGCCCGCGCCCCGTTCCTCTGGGCCGCGCGGCAGATCGCCGCGCACCCGGAGGTGGCCGCCGCGCACCGCGCGGGGCGGCTGCTGTTCGGCACCGTCGACACCTGGCTGATCTGGCGGCTCACCGGTGGCGCCGTGCACGCCACGACGCCCACCAACGCCGCGTCCAGCGGCGGATACCTGCTGGAGCGGCACGCCTGGGACGAGGAGTGGATCGGCCGGCTCGGCTTCCCGCTCGACCTGCTGCCCGAACTCCGCTCCGACGACGCCGGATTCGGGCACACCGACCCGGCCGCCCTCGGCATCGCCGTACCGCTGGCCGCCTCCATGGGAGACCAGCACGCGGCCCTGCTCGCGCTCGGCGGACTCACCGCCGGCCAGGGCATGATCATGTACGGGACCGGCGCCTTCGTGGACGCCGCGACCGGCACCGTGCCCGCCCTGCCCCGGCCGGACATCTCCGGGGTGCTCGCCCAGCCCGGCCGGCGGCAGGGCGACATCAGCCACTACAGCCTGGAGGCCTACACCTCCACCGCGGGTTCGGCGCTGCGCTGGCTCTGTGACGATCTGGGCCTGTTCGCCTCGCCGAAGGAGCTCGGTGAGGAGGCGGGCCGGGTCCCCACCCGGCCGGGCCGTACCCCGCGTTTCGTCCCGGCGCTCGCCGGAGTGCGTACGCCGGTCTGGCACCCGGAGGCCACCGCCTCCCTCACCGGGCTCACCCTCGCCACCACCCGCGCCGACCTCGCCCGCGCCGTCCTCGACGGGATCGCGCACTCCGTGTGCGACCTGATCGACGGGGTCGCCGACACCATGGGCACGCCGTTCACCCGGCTGCGGGTGGGCGGCGGGGTCTCCGGCAGCGACCCGCTCATGCAGATCCAGGCCGATCTGACCGGCCTGCCGCTGGAGCGGGTCGCCGACTCGGCCACCGCGAGCCTGCGCGGCACCGCGTATCTCGCCGGGGTCGCCCGGGGGCTGTGGGGCTCGCTGGAGGAGGTCGTCGAGGCCCAGCCGGGCGGCAGGGTCTTCGCCCCCGCGATCCCGGCGGCCGAGCGCACCGCGCAGCGTGCCGCCTGGCGGGACGTCCTGATCGGCCACCTCAAGGACCCGGCGCTGCGCCCCCTGGAGGCGTCCGGACCGTAA
- a CDS encoding glycerol-3-phosphate dehydrogenase/oxidase, with product MITLPARKPRRSAAATRRTPLHLDRAAIKRRLADETYDVVVIGGGITGAYAVLDAASRGLRAALIEKDDFASGTSSKSSKMVHGGLRYIEQGNVNLVRHSLLERHRFRKNAPHLVHRLPFLFPILEKEGIFDARLAKGFEGLLWTYDLVGGWRIGKLHQRLSVPEVLAQAPTLRAENLKGGLMYFDARTDDARLVLTIVRTAAALGASVLNGAKAEGLLTQMGKVAGARVSVDGDTIDIRAGAVVNATGVWTDELDAKADDGHKPQVRPAKGVHIVVPWEKVRINCTVTVPIPGRARRATCTRWGNSVVLGTTDEDYQGSPDDVHCTREEMDFLLEGANTAFEGKLTPDDVVGSIGGLRPLVGGKEGATLDMRRDHHITIGRTGMVTVTGGKLTTSRHMGELVIDKVMTVLGRKGASRTANLPLLGGAGYDAEAVAASGGIAAHLGERFGTEARFVGDLIQDDPTLAEPIVAGLPYTKAEVVYAARAELARSVDDVLSRRMRARLFARDASADAADAVGAILGRELNLTQAEVERSVSDYLAAVRHEKSVLLEGAAA from the coding sequence GTGATCACCTTGCCCGCCCGGAAACCGCGGCGCAGCGCCGCGGCGACCCGCCGAACGCCGCTGCATCTCGACCGCGCCGCAATCAAGCGCCGGCTGGCCGACGAGACCTATGACGTCGTCGTCATCGGCGGCGGGATCACCGGGGCGTACGCGGTGCTGGACGCGGCCTCGCGCGGGCTGCGCGCGGCGCTGATCGAGAAGGACGACTTCGCCTCCGGTACGTCGTCGAAGTCCTCGAAGATGGTGCACGGCGGCCTGCGTTACATCGAGCAGGGCAACGTCAATCTCGTGCGCCACTCGCTCCTGGAGCGCCACCGCTTCCGCAAGAACGCCCCGCACCTGGTGCACCGGCTGCCGTTCCTCTTCCCGATCCTGGAGAAGGAGGGCATCTTCGACGCCCGCCTGGCCAAGGGCTTCGAGGGTCTGCTGTGGACGTACGACCTGGTGGGCGGCTGGCGGATCGGCAAGCTGCACCAGCGGCTCAGTGTCCCGGAGGTCCTGGCACAGGCGCCGACCCTGCGCGCGGAGAACCTGAAGGGCGGGCTGATGTACTTCGACGCCCGCACCGATGACGCCCGGCTCGTGCTGACCATCGTCCGCACCGCGGCGGCGCTCGGCGCGAGCGTCCTCAACGGGGCGAAGGCGGAGGGTCTGCTGACGCAGATGGGCAAGGTGGCCGGCGCCCGGGTCTCCGTGGACGGCGACACCATCGACATCCGCGCGGGGGCCGTCGTCAACGCCACCGGGGTGTGGACCGACGAGCTGGACGCGAAGGCCGACGACGGTCACAAGCCGCAGGTCCGCCCGGCCAAGGGCGTCCACATCGTGGTGCCGTGGGAGAAGGTGCGGATCAACTGCACGGTCACCGTGCCGATCCCCGGCCGGGCCCGCCGCGCGACCTGCACCCGCTGGGGCAACAGCGTGGTGCTGGGCACCACCGACGAGGACTACCAGGGCTCCCCGGACGATGTGCACTGCACGCGCGAGGAGATGGACTTCCTGCTGGAGGGCGCCAACACCGCGTTCGAGGGGAAGCTCACCCCGGACGACGTGGTCGGCTCCATCGGCGGTCTGCGTCCGCTGGTCGGCGGCAAGGAGGGCGCGACGCTCGACATGCGCCGCGACCACCACATCACCATCGGCCGCACCGGCATGGTGACGGTGACCGGCGGGAAGCTCACCACCAGCCGGCACATGGGCGAGCTGGTCATCGACAAGGTGATGACGGTGCTGGGCCGCAAGGGTGCCAGCCGCACCGCGAACCTTCCGCTGCTGGGCGGCGCCGGTTACGACGCCGAGGCGGTCGCCGCGTCCGGTGGCATCGCCGCGCACCTGGGCGAGCGTTTCGGCACCGAGGCGCGCTTCGTCGGCGACCTGATCCAGGACGACCCGACACTGGCCGAGCCGATCGTCGCCGGGCTCCCGTACACCAAGGCCGAGGTCGTGTACGCGGCCCGCGCCGAACTGGCCCGCTCCGTCGACGACGTCCTCTCCCGCCGTATGCGGGCCCGGCTGTTCGCCCGGGACGCCTCCGCGGACGCCGCGGACGCCGTCGGCGCGATCCTCGGCCGGGAACTGAATCTCACCCAGGCCGAGGTGGAGCGTTCGGTCTCCGACTACCTCGCAGCCGTCCGTCACGAAAAGTCCGTACTCCTCGAAGGGGCAGCAGCATGA